In Vicia villosa cultivar HV-30 ecotype Madison, WI unplaced genomic scaffold, Vvil1.0 ctg.002782F_1_1, whole genome shotgun sequence, one DNA window encodes the following:
- the LOC131639788 gene encoding uncharacterized protein LOC131639788, which yields MAKRKKSESSSLSAGNGSTISEYEEQRLRRIAENQARLKALGLPQMVSSLKTLPQIKQLKKKGKEKVEDDDEEYEPENEEERDTESDSSSERESEFENASGSRKRKAKSKSLKVKSRVTGKKHGGNLKYVDEEEEAWMQAIALSLQKSAEPSVCSNTNVGNIGKAEKKETINIQEDKERKNKKSFISRLQMTEDELIVHFFQLDEAGKGTITIRDLERAAITHDFSWTDNELVDMIRCFDSDGDGRLSLDDFRKIVVRCNMIKDSQNS from the exons ATGGCGAAACGCAAGAAATCCGAATCCAGTTCCCTATCAGCGGGTAACGGGAGCACCATATCTGAGTATGAGGAACAAAGACTCCGGAGAATCGCAGAAAACCAAGCGAGGTTAAAGGCATTGGGGTTACCCCAAATGGTCTCTTCCTTGAAAACCTTGCCTCAGATTAAGCAATTGAAGAAGAAGGGAAAggaaaaggttgaagatgatgatgaagagtaTGAACCCGAAAATGAAGAAGAACGGGATACTGAATCAGATTCTTCCAGTGAACGTGAATCTGAGTTTGAAAATGCTTCTGGGTCACGGAAAAGGAAG GCGAAGAGCAAAAGTTTGAAGGTGAAAAGTAGAGTAACCGGAAAGAAGCACGGTGGTAATTTAAAATatgttgatgaagaagaagaagcttggatGCAG GCAATTGCTCTTTCTCTGCAAAAGTCTGCGGAACCTTCAGTTTGCTCTAACACAAATGTAGGGAACATCGGCAAGGCTGAGAAAAAGGAAACCATTAACATTCAAGAAGATAAGGAACGAAAGAACAAAAAATCG TTTATTAGTCGGCTGCAAATGACCGAGGATGAACTCATTGTACACTTCTTCCAGCTCGATG AAGCGGGAAAAGGAACCATAACAATAAGGGATTTAGAAAGAGCAGCTATAACTCATGATTTTTCATGGACAGACAATGAGTTGGTTGATATGATTCGCTGCTTTGATAGTGACGGAGATGGAAGG CTAAGTCTAGACGATTTTCGCAAGATTGTTGTTCGATGCAACATGATAAAAGACTCACAGAATTCTTGA